In Cygnus atratus isolate AKBS03 ecotype Queensland, Australia chromosome 5, CAtr_DNAZoo_HiC_assembly, whole genome shotgun sequence, a single window of DNA contains:
- the LOC118244586 gene encoding serine protease inhibitor 2.1-like, with amino-acid sequence MKCLLYLCLLLADLCAITQCHHRDVCHEVKNTNLHDGTENLLKYNCQDQGSSYADFVFKFYKQAISEEIDKNIFFSPISISTAFAMLALGAKSSTLTQIFEGLGFDSLTETRVNDIHESFHKVLAVLNCTDVNITLNIGNALFTALGYEPQQTFLQNTKQFYDAEFITSNFHEPTEAKTQINNYVKEKTQGKIPELIGHLDPNTILVLVNYIYFKAAWEKSFDPTHTYEDDFFVNTNTPVKVNMMQRDSDYNSYYDQDLSCEVVELPYQGTARALLILPDDGKMKQVENALSKEVVCKWDSKLETRRAHLHLPKISISGSYDVKSLFKEMGITDVFSSNADLSGISGSRDLQVSQAIHKALLEVDETGTEAAGATAIILTKVFHPSVTIKFNRPFIVLICDKATNTTLFMGKIVDPTKK; translated from the exons ATGAAGTGTCTCCTGTACCTGTGTTTACTCCTTGCTGATCTTTGTGCCATAACACAATGCCACCACAGAGATGTTTGCCATGAAGTCAAGAACACAAATCTACATGATGGAACAGAGAATTTATTAAAGTACAACTGTCAAGACCAAGGCTCCAGCTATGcagattttgtatttaaattttacaaGCAGGCTATATCAGAAGAAattgataaaaacattttcttttctcctataAGTATCTCCACTGCCTTTGCCATGTTGGCTCTTGGTGCTAAGTCCAGCACCCTGACTCAGATTTTTGAAGGACTGGGCTTTGACAGTCTGACTGAGACACGCGTAAATGATATACATGAAAGTTTTCATAAAGTTTTAGCAGTACTGAACTGTACTGATGTTAACATCACTTTAAATATAGGAAATGCCCTTTTCACTGCTCTTGGGTATGAACCTCAGCagacatttttacaaaataccAAACAGTTTTATGATGCAGAATTTATTACTAGTAATTTCCATGAACCAACAGAAGCTAAGACACAAATCAATAATTATGTAAAGGAGAAAACCCAGGGGAAAATACCTGAATTAATTGGTCATCTTGATCCAAATACTATACTGGTTCTTGtaaactacatttattttaaag CTGCCTGGGAAAAGTCTTTTGATCCTACACATACATATGAGGATGATTTTTTTGTGAACACAAATACACCCGTTAAAGTCAACATGATGCAGCGTGATAGCGACTATAACAGTTATTATGACCAGGATCTCTCTTGTGAGGTGGTAGAGCTGCCTTACCAGGGCACTGCACGAGCATTGCTCATTCTGCCTGATGATGGGAAGATGAAACAAGTGGAAAATGCTCTCTCCAAGGAAGTTGTTTGTAAATGGGATAGCAAACTTGAAACCAG AAGAGCACATTTACACTTGCCAAAGATTTCTATTAGTGGGTCTTATGATGTGAAAAGTTTGTTCAAGGAAATGGGCATTACTGATGTATTCTCTAGTAATGCTGATCTGTCTGGAATTAGCGGCAGCCGGGATCTTCAAGTTTCACAA GCAATTCACAAGGCTCTGTTGGAAGTGGATGAGACTGGAACTGAGGCTGCAGGAGCCACAGCCATAATCCTTACCAAAGTTTTCCATCCTTCAGTTACAATCAAATTCAACAGGCCTTTCATTGTGTTGATTTGTGACAAAGCAACCAACACCACACTTTTCATGGGGAAAATTGTTGATCCTACTAAGAAGTAA
- the LOC118244484 gene encoding serpin A3-4-like, with protein MKLLFFLCLLIVGIHSNSYLYEPNRQGVRNQNQRGQENQYMLQQTVGNSVCQFACCFYKEISSRENSGNIFFSPLSISTAFAMLTLGARSDTLTQILRVLSFNPREISENQIHEGYRQLMQMVNRKNEALQLNMGNVLFVLDQLKPQDKFLNNLRNFYEGEAYPMNFKRANQAQMKINEYVAGRTNGKIRDLINNLDPLTEILLISYIYFNAEWEKPFDPKYTKKDKFFVDGNKAVEVPMMFGMGLFKHGYDEQLSSTVVQMDYKGGASAFFVLPDQGRMRKLERKLSCERMSRWRTLVSKSSANFYLPKFTLYGRYNLKNMLYRMGIMDVFTDKADLSGITGQPQHRISQAIHQAVVKVDETGTEAAAATGMEIVPMSVPVTIKLNRPFLMVITLENNILFMGKIVNPLKKD; from the exons ATgaagctgttgtttttcctgtgccTTTTAATTGTTGGGATTCATTCCAACAGTTATCTCTATGAGCCTAATCGCCAAGGTGTAAGAAACCAAAATCAAAGAGGCCAAGAAAATCAATATATGCTGCAGCAGACTGTAGGGAACAGCGTTTGTCAGTTTGCATGCTGTTTCTACAAGGAGATTTCTTCTCGTGAAAACAGtgggaatattttcttttctcccttgaGCATCTCTACTGCCTTTGCAATGCTGACTCTCGGTGCCAGATCTGACACTCTGACACAGATTCTTAGGGTCCTTAGTTTTAACCCACgtgaaatttctgaaaaccaAATACATGAAGGTTATCGTCAACTCATGCAAATGGTAAACAGAAAGAATGAGGCATTACAGCTGAATATGGGAAATGTCCTGTTTGTGCTTGACCAGTTGAAACCACaagataaatttttaaataatctcaGAAACTTCTATGAAGGAGAAGCTTATCCTATGAACTTCAAGAGGGCTAATCAAGCCCAGATGAAGATCAATGAATATGTAGCAGGAAGAACCAATGGGAAAATCAGGGACCTCATAAATAACCTTGATCCACTTACTGAAATTCTCCTCAttagttatatttattttaacg CTGAATGGGAAAAACCATTTGACCCAAAGTACACTAAAAAGGATAAATTCTTTGTGGATGGGAACAAGGCTGTTGAAGTCCCAATGATGTTTGGAATGGGCCTGTTCAAGCATGGCTATGATGAACAGCTGTCTTCCACAGTTGTGCAAATGGATTATAAAGGAGGTGCTTCAGCATTTTTTGTTCTGCCTGATCAAGGAAGAATGAGGAAGCTGGAGAGAAAATTGTCTTGTGAACGTATGTCAAGATGGAGGACATTAGTCTCAAAAAG CTCAGCAAATTTTTATCTTCCGAAATTCACTCTTTATGGGAGGTATAACCTAAAAAATATGCTATATAGAATGGGCATCATGGATGTATTCACTGATAAGGCTGATCTCTCTGGGATCACTGGACAGCCCCAGCACAGAATTTCCCAG GCTATACATCAGGCTGTGGTGAAGGTGGATGAGACTGGCACcgaagcagcagctgccacaggCATGGAAATTGTGCCTATGTCTGTTCCAGTTACTATTAAATTGAACAGGCCCTTCCTAATGGTCATAACTTTGGAGAACAATATACTTTTCATGGGAAAAATTGTGAACCCTCTGAAAAAAGATTAA